The following proteins are co-located in the Longimicrobium sp. genome:
- a CDS encoding universal stress protein, producing MSGLNHKVVAGIAEIDADDPMLLVATEVARASGAELHLVHAYELPKLFAMSPGLTAAFPEGGRDYETLLLKKLEEAAHKLPGGENAVCHVVAGKPMRALVRIAAEVEADLVVVGAARRTRLGRAILGTTAQRVLRASPVPVLVARRPVTGRPERVLLTTDLTELSAAVHESALYTIGQYFGAPAHLRSLTVLGWSTVPPPLPPEALEHTARVELEKFLRDRTTGPAVHPVVRTGFAADEIVAEARDWNADLLVLGTHARGWGARMMLGSVAEAALRDAPCNVLAVPPRRTAALVAAAASEHPWAESPELAEWFDPVI from the coding sequence ATGTCCGGGCTGAACCACAAGGTCGTCGCGGGGATCGCGGAGATCGACGCGGACGACCCGATGCTGCTGGTGGCGACGGAGGTGGCGCGCGCGTCGGGCGCCGAGCTGCACCTGGTGCACGCGTACGAGCTGCCGAAGCTGTTCGCGATGTCGCCGGGGCTGACGGCCGCGTTCCCGGAGGGCGGGCGCGACTACGAGACGCTGCTGCTGAAGAAGCTGGAAGAGGCCGCCCACAAGCTTCCCGGCGGCGAGAACGCCGTCTGCCACGTCGTTGCGGGGAAGCCGATGCGCGCGCTGGTGCGCATCGCCGCCGAGGTGGAGGCGGACTTGGTGGTGGTGGGCGCCGCCCGGCGCACGCGGCTGGGCCGGGCGATCCTGGGGACGACGGCGCAGCGGGTCCTGCGCGCGTCGCCGGTGCCGGTGCTGGTGGCGCGGCGGCCGGTGACCGGGCGGCCGGAGCGGGTGCTGCTGACCACGGACCTGACGGAGCTGAGCGCGGCCGTGCACGAGTCGGCGCTGTACACCATCGGGCAATACTTCGGCGCGCCGGCGCACCTGCGCTCGCTCACGGTGCTGGGGTGGTCGACCGTGCCGCCGCCGCTGCCGCCCGAGGCGCTGGAGCACACCGCGCGGGTGGAGCTGGAGAAGTTCCTGCGCGACCGCACCACCGGCCCCGCGGTGCACCCCGTGGTGCGCACCGGCTTCGCGGCCGACGAGATCGTGGCCGAGGCGCGCGACTGGAACGCCGACCTGCTGGTGCTGGGGACGCACGCCCGCGGCTGGGGCGCGCGGATGATGCTGGGGAGCGTCGCCGAGGCCGCGCTGCGCGACGCGCCGTGCAACGTGCTGGCCGTGCCGCCGCGCCGCACCGCCGCGCTGGTGGCCGCCGCCGCGAGCGAGCACCCCTGGGCCGAGTCGCCCGAGCTGGCGGAGTGGTTCGACCCGGTGATCTGA